TTGTTGGAGCTTTTCTCGTTTTTCTTTGACTATTGCAATCTGCTTTTCAATGTCTTCAATGGAGACTTTGCAGTTTTTTGCCGCTTCTTCCTCTTTTTGAAGCACCCACTCTGTCATCTTTTTTAAAAATTCCAACATTATCTCTTCCTTTCTTCTAAGATCAATTTCATAAACTCTTCGAAAATATACGCACTATCATGTGGCCCGGGACTCGCTTCTGGATGGTGCTGTACACTGAAAATCGGCTCGTCTTGATACTTAATCCCTTCGATTGTGCCATCGAAAAGGTTTTTGTGTGTTACTTCTGCAATGGTTTCGATCCCGACTGGTACATTGTAGTTGTGGTTTTGTGCAGTGATTTCCACCCGTTTTGTCTTTTCGTTACGGACCGGATGGTTGCCTCCGTGATGACCAAATTTGAGTTTATAGGTAGGATAGCCATGGGCGATAGAGAGAAGCTGGTGTCCAAGGCAGATACCAAACATCGGTATTTTTGCTTTGATCAATTTTTGAATCTTTTCATGCACATCTTCCAAAATAAGCGGATCACCTGGCCCATTGGAGAGAAATACACCATCTACTTTTCCCTCATTGTACTCTTCTATAATTTTTTGTGGATCGAAAGTATGAGGAAGCACATGGGTCTCCAACCCCGCCTCCACGAGATGGTTCAAAATATTTCTTTTTACGCCAAAGTCGAGCACATAGATTTTTACTTTTGGTTCAGGAGCCGGTTTGTAACAAAAAACCTTCGCATCATATGTTGCTTGTGTATGCTGATAAGGTTCTTTCGTAGAAACCGCTTTGATATAGTCAATCTCCTCGATTCTTGGTGCTGCAGCCAAAAGTTTTGCAAGTTCATCTCGATCATCAATCTCTGTTGAAGCGATCATCATACACGCACCATTGTCACGAACATGTTTTGTAAGTGTTCTTGTATCGATATCACATATCCCCATGACATCATACGCTTTCAAAAGCTCATCCAGTGCTTTTTGCGCTCTAAAATTGGAGTATCTTTTTTGGTAGGAACGAACAATGATCCCCTTTGCCCAGGCTCTTTTGCTCTCCATATCCTCTTCATTGACACCAACATTGCCGATTTCCGGCATGGTGAAGGTGACAAACTGTCCAGCATAACTTGGATCGGTTACGATCTCTTGATATCCCGTCATAGAGGTATTGAAGACAATTTCGCCAGTTTTCGTTCCTTCACTTCCAAAACTTCTTCCCTCAAGGAAAAGCCCGTTTTCAAGA
This region of Nitratiruptor sp. YY08-10 genomic DNA includes:
- the carA gene encoding glutamine-hydrolyzing carbamoyl-phosphate synthase small subunit; amino-acid sequence: MKKVWIYLENGLFLEGRSFGSEGTKTGEIVFNTSMTGYQEIVTDPSYAGQFVTFTMPEIGNVGVNEEDMESKRAWAKGIIVRSYQKRYSNFRAQKALDELLKAYDVMGICDIDTRTLTKHVRDNGACMMIASTEIDDRDELAKLLAAAPRIEEIDYIKAVSTKEPYQHTQATYDAKVFCYKPAPEPKVKIYVLDFGVKRNILNHLVEAGLETHVLPHTFDPQKIIEEYNEGKVDGVFLSNGPGDPLILEDVHEKIQKLIKAKIPMFGICLGHQLLSIAHGYPTYKLKFGHHGGNHPVRNEKTKRVEITAQNHNYNVPVGIETIAEVTHKNLFDGTIEGIKYQDEPIFSVQHHPEASPGPHDSAYIFEEFMKLILEERKR